From a region of the Terriglobales bacterium genome:
- a CDS encoding NADH-quinone oxidoreductase subunit N, with protein MTLTSQFFNSADYLLSLPVIMVTMFGLGTLLIDLILPREWKVVNAWSAFAGLVFSAVAVYKIQLAYHNTALRGMAPLHVGFMGSWAVDPFAIFFWYLFLAAAAITVLMSARYLDVENEQHGEYYALILFSVAGMMCMAAGYDIIILFIGLELMAISTYVLVGFLRNDRRSNEAALKYLLLGAFSSGIFAYGLSLFYGLTGSTNLGQIAARLQGQQFGPVHALALITTAAGLFFKIAAVPFHQWAPDAYEGAPTAITGFMSVAGKSAAWALLLRIFLNGLNPLRPEYLPLVIFVAIATMTGGNLAALTQSNLKRLLAYSSIAHVGYMLLGLAAGDRASPSATGVKGIIVYLLVYTFMNLGAFAVIISLRRRDIIGDELDDISGLFFKAPTEAVLMLIFLLSLAGIPPLAGFYGKYFIFLGLMESGHYVLASLAVIYVAVSLYYYLKIANAMFMREALDAEPVRPSPGVAVALAVTALATVYIGIFPEWFIRVANWSLQLPQTASVAQLVK; from the coding sequence TTGACCCTGACCTCGCAATTCTTCAACAGCGCGGATTACCTGCTCTCGCTGCCGGTAATCATGGTCACGATGTTCGGGTTGGGCACGCTGCTGATTGACCTGATCCTGCCGCGCGAGTGGAAGGTGGTGAACGCGTGGTCGGCGTTCGCCGGGCTCGTTTTCTCAGCGGTCGCGGTCTACAAGATCCAGCTTGCGTATCACAACACCGCGCTGCGCGGCATGGCGCCGCTGCACGTGGGCTTCATGGGCTCGTGGGCGGTGGACCCGTTCGCCATCTTCTTCTGGTATCTGTTCCTGGCGGCGGCGGCGATCACGGTGCTGATGTCGGCGCGCTACCTCGACGTGGAGAACGAGCAGCACGGCGAGTACTACGCGCTCATATTGTTCTCGGTTGCCGGCATGATGTGCATGGCCGCCGGATACGACATCATTATTCTGTTCATCGGCCTGGAGCTGATGGCCATCTCGACGTACGTGCTGGTCGGGTTTCTGCGCAACGACCGGCGGTCGAACGAAGCGGCGCTGAAGTATCTGCTGCTGGGCGCGTTTTCCAGCGGCATCTTCGCGTACGGGCTTTCGCTCTTCTACGGTCTGACCGGCTCCACGAACCTGGGACAGATTGCCGCGCGGCTGCAAGGGCAGCAGTTCGGACCGGTGCATGCGCTGGCGCTGATCACCACGGCCGCGGGACTGTTCTTCAAAATTGCGGCCGTGCCGTTCCACCAGTGGGCGCCCGACGCGTACGAAGGCGCGCCCACGGCGATCACGGGATTCATGTCGGTGGCGGGGAAGTCGGCGGCGTGGGCGCTGCTGCTGCGCATCTTCCTGAACGGGCTGAACCCGCTGCGGCCGGAGTACCTGCCGCTGGTCATCTTTGTCGCCATCGCGACCATGACGGGCGGGAACCTGGCGGCGCTGACGCAGAGCAACCTGAAGCGGCTGCTGGCGTATTCCTCGATCGCGCACGTGGGCTACATGCTGCTGGGCCTGGCGGCGGGAGACAGGGCGTCGCCGAGCGCGACCGGCGTGAAGGGCATCATCGTGTACCTGCTGGTGTACACGTTCATGAATCTGGGCGCGTTCGCGGTGATCATCTCGCTGCGGCGGCGCGACATTATCGGCGACGAGCTGGACGATATCTCAGGGCTGTTCTTCAAGGCGCCCACCGAAGCCGTGCTGATGCTGATCTTCCTGCTCTCGCTGGCGGGGATTCCGCCGCTGGCCGGCTTTTACGGGAAATACTTCATCTTCCTTGGGCTGATGGAGAGCGGACACTACGTGCTGGCGTCGCTGGCGGTGATCTACGTGGCGGTTTCGCTCTACTACTACCTGAAGATCGCCAACGCGATGTTCATGCGCGAGGCGCTCGATGCCGAGCCGGTGCGTCCGTCCCCGGGTGTGGCGGTGGCGCTGGCGGTGACGGCGCTGGCGACCGTGTACATCGGCATTTTCCCGGAGTGGTTCATCCGCGTGGCGAACTGGTCGCTGCAATTGCCGCAGACGGCGAGCGTGGCGCAGCTGGTGAAGTAG
- a CDS encoding AtpZ/AtpI family protein, whose protein sequence is MGAPESKQDNPKRENPMAQIARYSEIGFILPAAVLIGLIFGLLLDKWLHTKWLYLAGLIFGAVVGFIQLIRSVTSTDTKQ, encoded by the coding sequence GTGGGCGCGCCTGAATCCAAGCAGGACAATCCAAAGCGCGAAAACCCGATGGCGCAGATTGCGCGCTACTCGGAGATCGGGTTCATTCTGCCTGCGGCGGTCCTGATCGGACTGATCTTCGGATTGCTCCTCGACAAGTGGCTGCACACGAAGTGGCTGTATCTGGCCGGACTGATCTTCGGCGCGGTGGTGGGATTCATCCAGCTCATTCGCAGCGTGACTTCCACGGACACGAAGCAATGA
- a CDS encoding ATP synthase subunit I: MNARLVSAEERAAAQAELFYGGAVERVARFTLILVIPGAVGAFLWKGWEGALGAALGGAISWHNFRALARAVNGLADRITTGAGRERGGRIVARFLGRYLWVAAAGYAIFNVSLAGFYGFMLGLCLPAAAMMCEAAWEAWTALHRGI; encoded by the coding sequence ATGAATGCACGCTTGGTTTCGGCGGAGGAGCGCGCGGCGGCGCAGGCGGAGTTGTTCTACGGCGGCGCGGTGGAGCGAGTGGCGCGTTTCACGCTCATCCTCGTCATCCCGGGCGCGGTTGGCGCGTTTTTGTGGAAGGGCTGGGAAGGCGCGCTGGGCGCGGCTTTGGGAGGAGCGATCTCCTGGCACAATTTCCGGGCGCTGGCGCGCGCGGTCAACGGCCTGGCTGACCGGATCACGACCGGCGCGGGCCGAGAGCGCGGCGGACGCATCGTGGCGCGCTTCCTGGGGCGCTACCTTTGGGTGGCCGCGGCGGGCTATGCTATATTCAATGTTTCCCTGGCAGGCTTCTACGGATTCATGCTCGGCCTGTGTCTGCCGGCGGCCGCCATGATGTGCGAGGCCGCGTGGGAAGCCTGGACCGCGCTGCATCGCGGAATTTAG
- the atpB gene encoding F0F1 ATP synthase subunit A: MHEQLPFTELLNRLLGGPVTALLNALGIHPHFPEAPISNAVAMQVLVVILLTLFFIIVRTRLSVESPGALQLTLEWVRGFVANQSHEIIGHGYEAYTPYLVTLGLYILTCNLIGLVPGFESPTAIPSVPLGCAILTWCYYHFQGIRANGFGYLKHFMGPVWWLAPLMFLIEVCSHLARILSLTIRLFANMFAGDMVTLVFFSLVPIGIPVLFMGLHIGVSFIQTYIFVLLATVYLSEATAHEH, encoded by the coding sequence ATGCACGAACAACTGCCCTTTACAGAACTGCTCAACCGCCTGCTGGGCGGCCCGGTCACGGCCCTGCTGAACGCGCTCGGCATCCATCCTCATTTTCCCGAGGCGCCCATCAGCAATGCGGTCGCGATGCAGGTGCTGGTCGTCATCCTGCTCACGCTGTTCTTCATCATTGTGCGCACGCGGCTCTCGGTGGAGTCGCCCGGGGCGCTGCAGCTCACGCTGGAGTGGGTGCGCGGCTTCGTGGCCAACCAGAGCCACGAGATCATCGGACATGGTTACGAGGCCTACACCCCGTACCTGGTGACGCTTGGGCTCTACATCCTGACGTGCAACCTCATCGGACTGGTCCCGGGGTTCGAGTCGCCGACGGCGATACCCTCGGTGCCGCTCGGGTGCGCGATCCTCACCTGGTGCTACTACCACTTCCAGGGCATTCGCGCGAACGGCTTCGGCTACCTGAAGCACTTCATGGGGCCGGTGTGGTGGCTGGCGCCGCTGATGTTCCTGATCGAAGTGTGCAGCCACCTGGCGCGCATCCTCTCGCTTACCATTCGTCTCTTCGCCAACATGTTCGCGGGCGACATGGTGACGCTGGTCTTCTTTTCGCTGGTGCCGATCGGGATTCCGGTCCTGTTCATGGGCCTGCACATCGGCGTGTCGTTCATTCAGACGTACATCTTCGTGCTGCTGGCGACGGTGTATTTGTCGGAAGCGACCGCGCACGAACATTGA
- a CDS encoding ATP synthase F0 subunit C — protein MKKATFIVLAGMLLLVTPAFAQGTAPAAAGGTNWIAITSGFAMALAVALAALGQSRVASAACEGLARNPSARPGIQLALILGLAFIESLVLFTLVVIFAKVTG, from the coding sequence ATGAAGAAAGCAACATTCATCGTGCTGGCGGGCATGCTGCTGCTGGTGACGCCTGCGTTCGCGCAGGGCACGGCGCCGGCCGCGGCGGGCGGCACCAACTGGATCGCCATTACCTCCGGCTTCGCCATGGCGCTGGCCGTGGCGCTGGCGGCGCTGGGGCAGTCGAGGGTCGCGTCGGCGGCCTGCGAGGGCCTGGCGCGGAACCCGTCGGCGCGTCCCGGAATCCAGCTGGCGCTGATTCTGGGCCTGGCGTTCATCGAGTCGCTGGTGCTGTTCACGCTGGTGGTCATTTTTGCGAAGGTCACGGGGTAG